The window GATCCTGGAAGGGGACCCCGCCTGCGGCCACTTTCGCAGGCGCCCCCCACCCCTCGACGTGGCTGAAACGTTCCTCCCAGGGTCCCTCCTGTTAACCCCACTCCCCTCCCTCACCAAGGCTCCTGGCCTCCCTAATGGGGTCGGAGCCGCCTTCTTCTATATCTACTTCCCTGACTTTCTGGTTAACCCCGACCTCCTCCCATATACCAGAGCACCCCACATTCCcaccaaagagtgggacaggacagCTGGACCAGCCCACAGGCCCTGACAGCCAGGCCCCCTTAAGTTCTGCCTTCCTCCTGCCgccctggaggaggggtggggtgcTGGTGGGGGTggaaggcggtggtggtggtggaggggtggCGGGGAAGGGCTGATGAAGCAGAAGCCCAGGAGGGTCTCCACAGCCTCAAAGTCTCTGAGAAGTTGTATCTGATCTTTAAGATAGTTTGAAGACTTTGTATTTCACTCCCTAGCATGTCAGCgtttagtggtggtggtggtggtttagtcgctaagtcgtgtccaactcttgcgatccgtggactgtagcccgccaggctccttcctctgtccatgggattctccaggcaagaatattggagtgggttgccatttccttctccagggaaccttcctgatcCAGAATTCAAACtcgtctcctggattgcaggcagatgatttaccaactgagccatgagggaagccctatgtcaGCGTTTGGGTAAATGTAAAAACAATGATCTTCCCCAAATCTTGTCTTTGTTTCAATAGATAGACACGCCAGGTATGTCTGGGGCCTCTTGTAAGTCCCCAGGTTGACAGGCAATCAAGGCGTTCCACGCCAGCGTGGGAGGCCACGAAGGAGCTCATGCATGTTCCTGAGAGAAATACTTTGCGGCCCCACCCCGGGCCTACAGACTGGAACCCTAGGGTGGGCCCAGTCCTGAGCTCGCACACCCCGGCCAGGTGACAGACGAGAGCCGACGCTTGGGAAACTCCGACCTACAGGCAGCCAAAGTTCgccttaaaaaggaaacaaagcgaAACCAACCAGAAGACGCTTTGGGCAGCACCCCCAGCACCCCTCCCCGCCTCGGTTCGCATCCCTGGGAAGGCCGGGACGCGCGGCGGGCCCCGCTCCAGGAGGCCGGGCAGTGACCCAGGTCCCCCTGCTCCGGCCGAGCGCGGCGGGCGGGgagaggggcggggcgggacgtGCGCCCGGGCCCCGCGCGAATGGCCTCCGGAGGCGCTCGGAAGCGGCCCCCGCCTGGTCCCCGGCCCCGCGCAGCCTCCGGCCCGGACCTGGTCCGGGTCCACAGGCGCCCGTGGGGCGATCGCGCCGGGCCGGGCCCGCTTCTGAGCGCATGAAACTTGGGGAGAAAGGAGAAGCCGATTCGCGAGGCCCGCCGCCGCCCAGCTGCCCCGCCGGCGAGTTTTGCGCCTTCTCGGCCGCTGCGACAACGCGCGGGAGACCGCGCCGCGACCCTCGGGAGGGCGGACCCGTCCGGACCCGCTGGGCCGACCTCGCGGTGAGAAGGACGACCGAGCTGAGCGCGCGCTAACTTCGGGGCTCGGGGGGCAGGACTGGGTGAGCCGGAGACCCAGCCCGCCCGGATTCCGCGCCCCTTGGGCGCGCCCTCTCCGCGGGCCGGCTCCAGTCCCTGCGGCCGCGCCCGGCCCGCGCCCTCCTCCCACCCCGCTCCGGGCCCCGCGGCCAAACCCCGAGCCTCCCAACTGGACCTGCCTTTTCCTCTCGGACCGAGGCGGGCGCTGCGCTCTCTCTGCACCTCCCCAGGCGTCAAGTGTCCTGAGGACAAGTCCCGGGCCAGGGCGTCATGGAGCCTCGAGGGGTGCTGCTAAGTGCGGAGGCATCGGAACCGGCGCCCTCGGAAGAGCCCTGGGCAGCCGGGGAGCCGCCCGCCGCGGGAGCGCCCCTCATGGAGGGCGGCTGCGTGGCGGCGGCCCCGAGACCCGACGCCGAGCGTGGGTCCTCGCAGGAGCGGGCCACCCCGCGGGAGCAGGAGGCGCAGCTGGAGAGCCGCCGCCGCGCGCGCTCCTTCTTGCTGCCCGCCGACACGATCTTGCAGGCGGCCCAGGTCCTGCGGCAGCGTCAGCCGCCTGCCCCGGGGCCGGAGGGCGGCGAGGCGGCCGAGGACGCGCCGCTCGGTCCGGGCGACTGCTGCGCCAAGTGCAAGAAGCGGGTTCAGTTCGCAGACGCGCTGGGGCTGAGCCTGGCCCGCGTGAAGCACTTCAGCGAGGCCGAGGAGCCGCAGGTGCCGCCCGCCGTGCTCTCCCGTCTGCGCAGCTTCCCGGCGCGCGCCGAGGACCTGGAGGGGCTCCCCAGCCTGCTGGCCGCGGTGGTGGCCGCGCCCCAccgcgcgccgccgccgcccgggctGCAGCCCCTTTTCGAACTGCCTGGGCCGAGCGCCGCGGCCGCGCGCCTGCGGAGACAGCGCGTGTACCTGGAGCGCGTGCAGTGCGCGGCGCCCGGCGGCGCGGAGGTGACCGGCTCGGGCCGGGTGCTGGGCTGCCCCGGGCCGCGCACCGTGGCCGTGCGCTACACCTTCACCGAGTGGCGCTCCTTCCTGGACGTGCCGGCCGAGCTGCGGCCCGAGCCGGGGAAGCCTCTGCCGCCGGACGCGCCGTCGGGGGAGCCAGGGGACGCCGAGGGGGAGCTCGACGCCGAGCGCTTCCATTTCGCGCTGTCCCTGCCCCCGGGCCTGCTGCCCAAGGAGGGGGAGGACGCGGACGCTCCGGGCCTCGCCGTCCACTTCGCCATCTGCTACCGCTGCGCCCAGGGCGAGTACTGGGACAACAACGCGGGGGCTAACTACACGCTGCGCTCGGGGCGCCCGCCCGACGCGCTCTGAGCCCGCGGGGCTGCGCTGATGGCGTGCGGCGCCCAGGCAGTCGGGCATCGTGCCCCCGGGGAGAGGGAGGCCCTCAGTGCAAGCTCCTTGGCACCCAGACAGATCCTGCCAGCAAGCACGGAGCCGGAGCCAAGCGCCCTGCCTTCCCAGCCGCTTTGGCCTTTGGAATTCTCGCCCCGCATCGAATGGGAAGAAGTCCTCAAGATTCCGAGCAGTGATTTTCTCCACGAATAAAAGACTCTTGAACGAGGCTGCAAATCTTTGGGATTTCTTTTTAACTGTGGACGCCCCCTCAGCTCTCAGGGAGAGGTGGAAGCATGGCACGGAGGGCTGGCATGGATAGTGGGTCCGCGGGAGCCTTCCCGTAGTCGCTGCCTTTTCTCTTAATTGGGATCTGGGAAGTGTTTGCGCTTGCATACAGATATCCTTTTGAAAATTTAaggccaccccactccagtactcttgcctggaaaatcccatggacggaggagcctgggaggctgcagtccatggggtcgctaagagtcctacacactgagcgacttcactttcactttccactttcatgcattggagaaggaaatggcaacccactccagtgctcttgcctggagaatcccagggacgggggagcctggtgggctgccgtctatggggtcacacagagtcggacacaactgaagcgacttagcagcagcagtagcagcagcatgtttgcTACTTGATATTTCAGCTCCCGGCAGTTTGGGAGGCCTTGGCAGTTGGGCCATCTTCAGCGGATGCTGCTGCATCCATAGTGGGCTAGAGTGTTCTTAAAAATGTTTCGTATAAGTCGTTCTTTCCCCGGGCAGAAGAAGATGCTTGGTGAGTTGAAATGCCAGCGTGATCGTCAGGCCTTGGCTGTGAGCCGCCAGAGCCGGTCCCGGCCTCCAGCTCCTTTGTGCAGGCAAAGCACACGGTCGCTGCTGGACTTCTGGGCCATCAGCAGTCAGAGAAGCTGGCCTCTCAGTGGCTGGACTCCCCGGCgggagaagagggaaggaaagagcttTCTGTGCCTCCTGGAGCCACAGTGGGGAGTGGTGACTTGAAGGATGAAGCCTGCCCACCAAGAAGATCCTGCTCTGAACCCACTGGGCACAGGCTACGGCTATGGGCACCAGTCTGGTTGGTGGTCTTCATTCACTGCTGATGGCCGTGGATGCCAGGATAAGGTGGCCATGCACGACCAGAGCCAGTGAGCCTCCTGAGGACTCGACTTCTTCAAATCTCTGTCATCCCTTGGTAATCTGTCTTTGGTTTTCACGTGTTCGGGCACATGGCTGGTATAGTCAGCTCCGTTTGCAATGCTAATCTTCAGGGACCGGTGGTTTCACTGCTGCTTTCTAAGAAGCAGGGTAGGCAACCTACAGCCCATGGGCCAAATGCAGCCTGAAGGCTGTTCTTGTAGGTCCTGAGAGCTAAGAatgtcttttacatttttaaatagttggaAGAATTCAAAAGAATACTATTTTTGTGACACATAAGAAGTGTACAGAATTCAAATTTCCGTGCCTGTCAGTACAGGTTTGTAGGAACACAGCCA of the Bubalus kerabau isolate K-KA32 ecotype Philippines breed swamp buffalo chromosome 3, PCC_UOA_SB_1v2, whole genome shotgun sequence genome contains:
- the PPP1R3G gene encoding protein phosphatase 1 regulatory subunit 3G, translating into MEPRGVLLSAEASEPAPSEEPWAAGEPPAAGAPLMEGGCVAAAPRPDAERGSSQERATPREQEAQLESRRRARSFLLPADTILQAAQVLRQRQPPAPGPEGGEAAEDAPLGPGDCCAKCKKRVQFADALGLSLARVKHFSEAEEPQVPPAVLSRLRSFPARAEDLEGLPSLLAAVVAAPHRAPPPPGLQPLFELPGPSAAAARLRRQRVYLERVQCAAPGGAEVTGSGRVLGCPGPRTVAVRYTFTEWRSFLDVPAELRPEPGKPLPPDAPSGEPGDAEGELDAERFHFALSLPPGLLPKEGEDADAPGLAVHFAICYRCAQGEYWDNNAGANYTLRSGRPPDAL